From Pempheris klunzingeri isolate RE-2024b chromosome 16, fPemKlu1.hap1, whole genome shotgun sequence, a single genomic window includes:
- the stmn2b gene encoding stathmin-2b: MAKTVIAYKEKMKEISVLSLICSCLYPETRKNIMGDFEDMDIKPINKRASGQAFEVILKPSSPVSDVAHCVTSPPKRDLSLEDIQKKLEAAEDRRRSQEAQVLLALAEKREHEREVLLKAMEENSNFSRMAEEKLQLKMEQNEENRLAYLSAMMERLQEKERHAQEVRRNKELRDEVTA, translated from the exons ATGGCCAAGACCGTTATCG CTTACAAAGAGAAGATGAAGGAGATTTCAGTGCTCTCGCTCATCTGCTCCTGCCTGTACCCTGAGACCCGCAAAAACATCATGGGTGACTTTGAAG acatgGACATCAAGCCCATTAACAAGCGAGCCTCAGGCCAGGCCTTTGAGGTCATCCTGAAGCCGTCCTCCCCCGTGTCTGATGTTGCCCACTGCGTCACCAGCCCCCCAAAGAGGGACCTTTCCCTGGAGGACATCCAGAAAAAACTGGAAGCAGCTGAGGATCGGAGGAGA TCCCAGGAGGCACAGGTGCTTCTGGCCCTGGCTGAGAAGAGGGAGCACGAGCGTGAGGTGCTGCTGAAGGCCATGGAGGAGAACAGCAACTTCAGCCGCATGGCCGAGGAGAAGCTCCAGCTGAAGATGGAGCAAAATGAGGAGAACCGTCTGGCTTACCTGAGCGCCATGATGGAGCGCCTGCAGGAGAAG GAGAGGCATGCTCAGGAGGTGCGCAGGAACAAAGAGTTGAGAGACGAAGTGACAGCGTGA
- the hey1 gene encoding hairy/enhancer-of-split related with YRPW motif protein 1, producing MKRNHDFSSSDSELDETIEVEKESADENGNMSSPLGSMSPTTSTQVQARKRRRGIIEKRRRDRINNSLSELRRLVPSAFEKQGSAKLEKAEILQMTVDHLKMLHAAGGKGYFDAHALAMDYRGLGFRECLAETARYLSIIEGLDSTDPLRLRLVSHLNNYASQREAHSGLSHLAWGSAFGSPPAHLTHPLLLQHQQAAPLAPLPRSATSSPQTPLASTSASSTPSSSSSSSSSSAAETHIPGRRSGSATPHSDQGPIRVPPTTAAPTTVPHPALVSSSASKLSPPLLSSLSAFPFPFSAFPLISPTTSISPAAPTSSVGKPYRPWGMEIGAF from the exons ATGAAAAGGAATCACGATTTTAGCTCCTCGGACAGCGAGCTGGATGAGACTATtgaggtggagaaggagagcGCGGATGAGAATGG GAACATGAGCTCTCCTCTCGGGTCCATGTCTCCCACAACCTCAACTCAAGTGCAGGCGAGAAAAAGGCGTCGAGGA ATCATTGAGAAACGGCGCCGTGACAGGATCAACAATAGCCTGAGCGAGCTCCGCAGGCTGGTTCCCAGCGCCTTCGAGAAACAG GGCTCTGCCAAGCTGGAGAAAGCAGAGATTCTGCAGATGACTGTCGACCACCTGAAGATGCTTCATGCTGCTGGAGGCAAAG GGTATTTTGATGCTCATGCCCTGGCGATGGACTACCGTGGTTTGGGATTCAGGGAGTGCCTGGCTGAGACGGCCCGCTATCTGAGCATAATCGAAGGTTTGGACAGCACAGACCCTCTGCGGCTCCGCCTAGTCTCCCACCTCAACAACTATGCCAGCCAGAGAGAGGCTCACTCTGGCCTGAGTCACCTGGCGTGGGGCTCTGCCTTTGGATCCCCTCCGGCCCACCTgacccaccccctcctcctccagcaccaACAGGCGGCACCGTTGGCACCCCTACCCCGCAGCGCCACCAGCAGCCCACAAACCCCTCTGGCATCTACATCCGCTTCATccaccccttcctcctcctcttcttcatcatcctcGTCGGCTGCAGAGACTCACATCCCAGGCAGGCGCAGCGGCAGCGCCACCCCCCACTCAGATCAAGGCCCGATCCGGGTTCCCCCCACCACTGCCGCTCCTACCACCGTCCCTCACCCCGCGTTGGTCTCCTCATCAGCCTCCAagctctcccctcctctcctctcctccctctcggCGTTCCCCTTCCCCTTCAGCGCTTTCCCCCTCAtctcccccaccacctccatcaGCCCCGCAGCCCCAACGTCCAGTGTGGGCAAACCCTACAGACCCTGGGGTATGGAGATAGGAGCTTTCTGA